The Rhizobium sp. WSM4643 genome has a window encoding:
- a CDS encoding ABC transporter ATP-binding protein → MSAPLLSVRDLSKHYTSRGTRLNILQGISFDIGKGEVVGLVGESGSGKTTIGRSVLRLVEPSSGSVRFDGTELTALSASALRQQRPRMQYIFQDPFASLSPRMTIGEILTEGLKIQGIGTARDRLERAQSALTQVDLPADAINRYAHEFSGGQRQRIGIARALTLSPEFIVADEPVSALDVSIQAQVINLLRDLQQQLGLTMLFISHDLAVVEYICDRVIVLYLGRIMEIAPSADLYARPQHLYTRALLSAIPSPDPDARRNRQILKGDIPSPANPPSGCVFRTRCPSALEACAGTVPQLREIAPGHFKACIRDDLN, encoded by the coding sequence ATGAGCGCACCGCTGCTTTCCGTCCGCGACCTTTCGAAACATTATACCTCCCGCGGCACGCGGTTGAACATTCTCCAGGGCATCTCCTTCGATATCGGCAAGGGTGAGGTCGTCGGGCTTGTCGGCGAATCCGGCAGCGGAAAGACCACGATCGGGCGTTCCGTCCTTCGCCTCGTCGAACCGTCGTCCGGCAGCGTCCGTTTCGACGGGACGGAACTCACAGCGCTTTCCGCCTCGGCGCTCAGACAGCAACGGCCGCGCATGCAGTATATTTTCCAGGACCCCTTCGCCAGCCTGTCGCCGCGCATGACCATTGGCGAGATCCTGACGGAAGGCCTGAAGATCCAGGGGATCGGCACCGCCCGCGACAGGCTCGAACGGGCGCAGTCGGCCTTGACCCAGGTCGACCTGCCCGCCGATGCGATCAATCGATATGCGCATGAATTTTCCGGTGGCCAGCGCCAGCGCATCGGGATTGCCCGGGCGTTGACCTTGTCGCCCGAATTCATCGTCGCCGACGAGCCGGTTTCGGCACTCGACGTATCGATCCAGGCGCAAGTGATCAACCTGCTGCGCGACCTCCAGCAGCAACTTGGCCTGACCATGCTGTTCATCTCGCATGACCTCGCCGTCGTCGAATATATCTGCGACCGGGTGATCGTGCTCTATCTCGGCCGCATTATGGAAATCGCGCCGAGTGCCGATCTCTATGCGAGACCGCAGCATCTCTATACGCGCGCGCTGCTCTCGGCGATTCCGTCGCCCGATCCCGATGCCCGCCGTAACAGGCAGATCCTGAAAGGCGATATTCCAAGTCCGGCCAATCCGCCGAGCGGATGTGTTTTTCGCACGCGCTGTCCGAGCGCGCTCGAGGCCTGCGCCGGCACCGTTCCGCAATTGCGGGAAATCGCACCTGGCCATTTCAAGGCCTGCATCCGCGACGACCTCAACTGA
- a CDS encoding ABC transporter ATP-binding protein yields the protein MEQTAEPVLDIRGLRTIFRIRGSEITAVNDIDLTIAAGETLALVGESGSGKSVTSLSVMRLLTRNIGVIAAGSIRLATGDGVNRDLVSLDEESMRRIRGDDIGMIFQEPMSSLNPVFTIGDQIAEPIRIHRGADRKAAMDAAVALLESVGIPDARRRAGQYPHELSGGMRQRATIAMALACNPALLIADEPTTALDVTIQAQILDLLLKLQRERGMAMLFVTHNLGVVAEIAHRVAVMYAGRIVEEGPVGEVFRNPKHPYTMGLLASMPRLGDAARMKQAGEKLAAIPGMVPSLMNMPSGCAFSPRCKFAIEACRAAVPALEQVNPQHRSRCIRWQEI from the coding sequence ATGGAGCAGACCGCCGAACCCGTACTCGACATCAGAGGATTGCGAACGATCTTCCGCATCCGCGGCAGCGAGATCACGGCGGTCAACGATATCGACCTTACCATCGCCGCCGGCGAGACGCTCGCGCTCGTCGGCGAATCCGGCTCCGGCAAGTCGGTCACCAGCCTGTCGGTCATGCGGCTGCTCACCCGCAACATCGGCGTGATCGCCGCAGGCAGCATCCGCCTTGCAACGGGCGACGGTGTGAACCGCGATCTCGTCTCCCTCGATGAAGAGAGCATGCGCAGGATCAGGGGGGATGACATCGGCATGATATTCCAGGAGCCGATGTCGAGCCTCAATCCCGTCTTCACCATCGGCGACCAGATCGCCGAGCCGATCCGCATCCATCGCGGTGCCGACCGCAAGGCGGCGATGGACGCAGCCGTCGCGTTGCTTGAAAGCGTCGGCATACCGGACGCCCGACGCCGCGCCGGCCAATATCCGCACGAACTGTCGGGCGGCATGCGCCAGCGCGCGACGATCGCCATGGCGCTCGCCTGCAATCCGGCGTTACTGATCGCCGACGAGCCGACAACGGCGCTCGACGTGACGATCCAGGCGCAGATTCTCGACCTGCTCCTCAAGCTGCAGCGCGAGCGCGGCATGGCGATGCTCTTCGTCACCCACAATCTCGGCGTCGTCGCCGAAATCGCCCATCGCGTCGCGGTGATGTATGCCGGCCGGATCGTCGAAGAAGGGCCGGTCGGCGAGGTTTTCCGCAATCCCAAGCATCCCTACACGATGGGCCTTCTCGCCTCCATGCCGCGCCTTGGCGATGCCGCGCGGATGAAACAGGCCGGCGAAAAGCTCGCCGCCATTCCCGGAATGGTCCCGAGCCTGATGAACATGCCGAGCGGCTGCGCCTTTTCCCCGCGCTGCAAATTCGCGATCGAAGCCTGTCGCGCTGCCGTTCCCGCGCTCGAACAGGTCAATCCGCAGCATCGCAGCCGCTGCATCAGATGGCAGGAGATCTAG
- a CDS encoding dihydrodipicolinate synthase family protein, translating into MTKFKGVVPPVVTPLNPDLTVDYPSYTRVLEHLIDAGCHGVFVLGSTSEVIFHDEKTRRDIIEHSAKVVNGRVPLIVGVIDPTTDRVIAHAKVAKAAGADAVVVTAPFYTVTSQSEILDHFRYIRDAVDVPLIAYDIPVCVHIKLQRQTVVTLAREGAIIGLKDSSGDDGNFRYALLDLAEHRDVFLMTGSEIVVDTALLMGADGVVPGIANVDPHGYIRLWNAARRGDWVAARKEQERLCRLFEIVWVAQGRVSGGAAGIGAFKTAMRSLGIIDSAVMPRPRAYLNEAETARIDEILRATGLLN; encoded by the coding sequence ATGACCAAATTCAAAGGTGTCGTCCCTCCCGTCGTAACACCGCTCAATCCGGATCTCACCGTCGACTACCCATCCTATACACGCGTGCTCGAGCATCTGATCGATGCCGGTTGCCATGGCGTATTCGTGCTCGGCTCGACGAGCGAGGTGATCTTCCATGATGAAAAGACCCGGCGGGACATCATCGAACATTCGGCCAAGGTGGTGAATGGCCGGGTGCCGCTGATCGTCGGCGTCATCGATCCGACCACGGATCGCGTCATCGCCCATGCGAAGGTCGCAAAGGCCGCCGGCGCCGATGCGGTCGTGGTGACGGCGCCATTTTATACGGTCACCAGCCAATCCGAGATCCTCGACCACTTCCGTTATATCCGCGACGCGGTGGACGTTCCGCTGATCGCCTACGACATTCCCGTCTGCGTTCATATCAAGCTGCAGCGCCAGACCGTGGTCACGCTTGCCAGGGAAGGTGCCATTATCGGCCTGAAGGATTCCAGCGGCGACGACGGCAACTTCCGCTATGCGCTCCTCGATCTTGCCGAGCATAGGGACGTCTTCCTGATGACCGGCTCCGAGATCGTCGTTGACACCGCCCTTTTGATGGGCGCCGATGGCGTTGTCCCCGGTATCGCCAATGTCGATCCGCACGGCTATATTAGGCTTTGGAATGCTGCCCGGCGCGGCGACTGGGTCGCCGCGAGGAAGGAGCAGGAGCGGCTTTGCCGCCTCTTCGAAATCGTCTGGGTCGCGCAGGGCCGCGTCAGCGGCGGCGCAGCCGGCATCGGCGCCTTCAAGACCGCCATGCGCAGCCTCGGCATCATTGATTCCGCGGTCATGCCACGGCCGCGTGCCTACCTCAACGAAGCCGAAACCGCCCGGATCGACGAGATCCTGCGTGCAACCGGCCTGCTGAACTGA
- a CDS encoding ABC transporter permease → MLARSSKRRSPGPLARAFSRFLLNRAAVAGVCIAIPMLLLILSYPLWWAFRPNDIDLLAMNSGPTATHWFGADGVGRDVFARVLEGGRISLLVAVASTALSAVIGFLFGAISALAGRWTDAVSMRFVDLVMTLPPVIFLLVLASIAGTGIWPTVLVISLLSWPLLARMIRSRLLELRERDFVMAARGMGAGIGHLLFRHGLPNSIDILVVYATLQIANAILLEAGLSFLGLGIAPPAASWGNMLNAARSTAVLEQYPWQWLFPGAALILAVLAINFIGDGLRDAFDPRAELN, encoded by the coding sequence ATGCTGGCACGCTCTTCAAAACGCCGGAGCCCCGGACCACTGGCCCGCGCCTTCAGTCGGTTTCTGCTCAATCGCGCAGCCGTTGCCGGCGTCTGCATTGCCATTCCGATGCTGCTGTTGATCCTCTCCTATCCGCTATGGTGGGCTTTCCGGCCGAACGACATCGATCTTCTGGCGATGAATAGCGGCCCGACGGCAACGCACTGGTTCGGAGCCGATGGCGTCGGTCGCGACGTCTTCGCGCGCGTGCTTGAAGGCGGCAGGATTTCGCTGCTGGTCGCCGTGGCATCGACCGCGCTTTCCGCGGTCATCGGTTTTCTCTTCGGGGCAATCTCGGCGCTTGCAGGACGTTGGACGGACGCCGTCTCGATGCGCTTTGTCGATCTGGTGATGACCCTGCCGCCCGTCATCTTCCTGCTTGTGCTCGCCTCGATTGCCGGCACCGGCATCTGGCCGACCGTGCTGGTCATCTCGCTGCTCTCCTGGCCGTTGCTGGCGCGCATGATCCGCTCGCGGCTGCTGGAATTGCGTGAACGCGACTTCGTCATGGCCGCCCGCGGCATGGGCGCCGGCATCGGACATCTGCTCTTTCGCCACGGCCTGCCGAACTCGATCGATATCCTCGTGGTCTATGCAACGCTGCAGATCGCCAATGCCATTCTGCTTGAGGCGGGGCTGTCCTTCCTCGGTCTCGGCATCGCTCCGCCCGCGGCTAGCTGGGGCAACATGCTGAACGCGGCCCGCTCGACTGCCGTGCTCGAACAATATCCGTGGCAATGGCTCTTCCCCGGCGCCGCGCTGATCCTTGCCGTCCTGGCAATCAACTTCATTGGCGATGGCCTCAGAGATGCCTTCGACCCGCGTGCCGAACTGAACTGA
- a CDS encoding ABC transporter permease: MLQYSLRRLIIGIGMLVALSMLIFLLLRLTPGDPIDAYIDPNLPMSPSDLADLRRSLGLDQPLPAQYLGWLQQALTGNLGYSIKRLDQPVLGLVLSRIGPTVLLMGTALAFAIVAGITFGVIGAVRRNSLTDLSLSVVALAGISSPAFLSALIGLYIFSVRLHWMPSGGMLTPGEEFSVGDLLHHLILPAALLSVAQAALIMRYMRASLLEVLNQDYVRTARAKGVREFWVISKHALRNALLPIVTLIGSTIGLAIGGAIFIESVFNWPGMGLLLVDAVQTRDYPVIMGATLVIGTCVIVVNLLTDLTYAVVNPRIKVG; the protein is encoded by the coding sequence CATGCTCGTCGCCCTGAGCATGCTGATTTTCCTGCTGCTGCGGCTGACGCCCGGCGATCCGATCGACGCCTATATCGATCCGAACCTGCCGATGTCGCCGTCAGACCTTGCCGATCTGCGCAGAAGCCTCGGGCTCGATCAGCCCTTGCCGGCGCAGTATCTCGGCTGGTTGCAGCAGGCGCTGACAGGCAATCTCGGCTATTCGATCAAGCGTCTCGATCAGCCGGTTCTGGGTTTAGTGCTGTCACGGATCGGCCCGACAGTGCTGTTGATGGGCACCGCACTTGCCTTTGCCATCGTCGCAGGCATCACCTTCGGGGTGATCGGCGCCGTCCGCCGCAATTCGCTGACCGATCTCTCCCTGTCGGTGGTTGCGCTTGCGGGGATTTCCAGCCCTGCCTTCCTCAGCGCGCTGATCGGCCTTTATATCTTCTCCGTGCGCCTGCACTGGATGCCATCCGGCGGCATGCTGACGCCGGGCGAGGAGTTCTCGGTGGGCGATCTCCTCCACCATCTGATCCTGCCGGCGGCACTCCTGTCTGTTGCGCAAGCCGCATTGATCATGCGCTACATGCGCGCTTCGCTGCTCGAAGTCCTGAACCAGGATTACGTGCGCACGGCCCGCGCCAAGGGCGTTCGCGAGTTCTGGGTCATCAGCAAGCATGCCTTGCGCAATGCGCTTCTTCCGATTGTGACGCTGATCGGCTCCACCATCGGGCTTGCCATCGGCGGCGCCATCTTCATCGAGAGCGTCTTCAACTGGCCGGGCATGGGGCTTTTGCTCGTCGATGCCGTGCAGACCCGCGACTATCCCGTCATCATGGGCGCGACGCTCGTCATCGGTACCTGCGTTATCGTCGTCAATCTTCTGACCGATCTCACCTATGCGGTCGTCAACCCGCGCATCAAGGTGGGCTGA